Within the Deltaproteobacteria bacterium genome, the region TCCGCGAGGGCGTGCGCCAGCTCCGCGGCGAATGCGGCCCGCGCCAAGTGCGCGGCGCCGAGCTGTGCCTGGTCACCGGCTACGGCGGCGCCCCCCACGAAGCACCACCGACCGTCAGCTACTCGGCCTTGATACTCGGAAGATGAGGTTTACAACGGATTCAACCGATTGAACGGATTCGGATGGCGGACCTGCTTCACGGCGATCTCACGTATCGAATCATTGGCGCCGCGATAGAGGTTCATCGCGAGTTGGGACCGGGATTTCTGGAGTCGATTTATCAAAAGGCTATGGAACGCGAGTTGCGCCAACGAGGCATCGAGATCGAAGCTCAGAAGCGGTTCCCGGTGAGCTACAGGGGAGAAGCGCTCGCCGAGCACGTGCTCGACCTAGTCGCTGGCGGCAAGGTGGTCGTTTAAGTCCGTTGTAAACCCCCCGGAGGACTCCGATGTTCACGATCGAAAAACCGCTACCCCGCCCGAGCGAAGACAGCGCGCCGTACTGGGAAGCGGCGCAGAGGGGCGAGCTACGCATGCAGCGCTGCCACGACTGCGGCCACGTGCGCTTTCCGCCGGCGCTGCTGTGTGCGCGCTGCTTGTCCGAGCACACTGAGTGGGTGAAGCTCAGCGGGCGCGGTACGGTCTACAGCTGGATCGTCGTGCACCAGTCGCAGTACCCGGCTTTCAATGCCGACACGCCCTACAACGTCGCCATCGTCGAGATCGAAGAAGGCCCGCGACTGCATACCAACCTGGTCGAATGCAGCACCGAGCAAATCGCCGTCGGCATGCCGGTGGAGGTTGTGTTTGATAAGGTCAACGATGAAGTGACGCTGCCGAAGTTCCGGCCGCGGAAGGGATAGGGTTACAACGGATAAAACGGATTGAACGGATTTTCGGAAAGAGATCTCCGAGAACTCCGAATCCGTTAAATCCGTTTAATCGGTTGTAAGATCAGGAAAGGTACATGACATGGACTTCGCATTCACGCCCGAACAGGAAGCCTACCGCCAGACCATCCGCAGCTTCATCAAGCGCAACTGCTCGCCCGAGCTCGACCGCCAGCTTGAGCGCGAGGAGCGCTACCCGCACGAGCTGCTGCCCAAGCTCGCCGAAACCGGAATTCTCGGGGTCTATTTTCCCGAGCAGTACGGCGGCATCGGCGGCAACGCCATCGACTTCTGCCTTACCGTCGAGGAACTCGCCTACGGCAGCGAAGCCGCCTCGGCCTGCTACCTGCTGCCGGTGTTCTTTGCCGGCCACATGATCAAGATGAACGGCAGCGAGGAGCAGAAGAGTGCCTACCTGCCACGCATCGTGCAGGGCAAGATGAAGGGCTGCTTTGCGCTCACCGAACCCGAGGCCGGCTCCGATGCCGCGGCGGTGAGGACCTTCGCTGAGCCGGACGGCGACGACTTCGTCCTCAACGGCCACAAGCACTACATCTCCGGCGCCGATGTCGCCGACTACATCATGACCGTCACCCGCACCGTCAAGGACGACCGCTACAACGGCATCACCATCTTCATGGTCGATCGCACACTGCCCGGCGTGACGTTGCGGAAGATGTCGAAGATGGGCTCGAAGGTGGTCTCGCTGCAGGAGGTCTACTACGACAACGTGCGGGTGCCGAAGGCGATGATCATGGGCGGGGCCGACGGCCTCAACCAGGGCTGGTGGCAGATGATCCGCAGCCTCGACATGGAGCGCCTGATGGTCGCCATCTCCCACGTCGCCATTGCCCAGAAGGCATTTGATATGGCCTTGGAGCATGCTAAGACCCGCCGCCAGTTCGGGCGCACCATCGGCAGCTTCCAGGCGGTCCAGATGCAGATTGCGGACATGGCGATGGGCATCGAGGCCGGCCGCCAGATGACTTATCACGCCGCCTGGTTGCACGCGCGGGAGCTGCCCTGCTCGCTCCAAGGAGCGATGGCCAAGGTGTTCTGCACCGACATGTGCCTGAAGGTGTGTGAGCTGGGTATGCAAGTGCTCGGCGGGCAATCGTACCTGGAAGACAACGACATGAACCGCTGGATTCGCATGGCGCTGCTCGGCCCCGTCGGCATGGGTTCGAACAACATTCAGCGCTCGGTCATCGCCAGCATGCTGGGCTTGCAGATGAAAGATCTGCGATAGTTTCGAGCCAGCGGCGGCTTGCCCCGCCGAGCCGCCGCGGTATCGCCATGAGCATCAACGCCATCCTCGGCACCGCCGGGCACATCGACCACGGCAAGACCGCGCTGATCAAGGCGCTCACCGGCCAGGACACCGACCGGCTCAAGGAAGAGAAGGAGCGCGGCATCTCGATCGACCTCGGCTTTGCCCACCTCGACTTCGACAGCGGCGTGCGTGTCGGCATCGTCGACGTCCCCGGCCACGAGCGCTTCATCCGCAACATGCTGGCCGGGGCGCACGGGATCGATCTGGCGCTGCTGGTGGTCGCTGCCGACGACGGCGTCATGCCGCAAACCGAAGAGCACGTCGACATCCTGCATCTGCTCGGCACCCGTGCCGCCATCGTCGCGATCACCAAGGCTGACCTGGCCGATGCCGCGCGCATTGTCGAGGTACGCCAAGAGATCGAGATCTTGCTCGCCGGCACGGCCCTGGAGGGCGCGGCGATGTTTGCGGTTTCCTCGGTCACGGGCGAAGGGCTGGGGGCGCTACGGGCCGCGATCGAGCAAGGCCTTGCCAAGCTCGAGCGGCAGGAGCGCCCGGGGTTCTTTCGCTTGCCGATCGATCGCGCTTTCGTGTTACACGGCCACGGCGTGGTGGTCACGGGCACGGCCATCGCGGGCCGAGTGCGCGAGGGCGACAGCGTGCGCATCCTCCCCGGCGGCGAAACCGCCCGGGTGCGCTCGGTGCACGTGCACAATCAGCCGGTGGCCGAAGGCGGCGCCGGGCAGCGGGTGGCGCTCAATCTCGCCGGTATCGAGCGCACCCAAGTGGTCCGCGGCCACGTCGCCTGCAGCCCGGCGCTCGATCGCGCCAGCGATCGGCTCGATGCCTGGGTCGAGTTGCGACCCGGCACCAGCCGCCCGCTGGCCAGCCACGCGCCAGTGCACCTATTCGCCGGCACTGCCGACGCCATCGGCAAGCTCGTGCTGCTCGATGCCCGCACCGGTCTGGCGCGGGGCCAATCGGCGTACGCTCAGCTGGTGTTACGCGACCCGGTGGCGGTGTTGCGCCGCGATCGCTTCGTGTTGCGCGATGCCGCCTCGCAGCGGACGATCGGCGGCGGCGTGGTGGTGCATGCCTTCGCCGCCCGCCACCGCCGCAACGACCCGGCGGTGCTGTCAGCGCTGGCGGCAATGCACGCCGCCGCCAGCGACGCCGACGTTGTCGAGGCCGCCGTTGCCCTCGAGCCCGGGGTGGTAATGGCACCGGATCTCTTGCTGCAAGCCGCGCATCTGACGCCGGAGCGCTTGCAGCAGGTCCTACGCGACAACACCGCGCTGGTCGTGTTGCCCGCGAGCGATGCCCCCGAGGCCATCACCAACAGTGAGAAGTGGCAGCAGCTGCGCTCGGCCACACTCGCCGCCGTCAGCGCCTGCCACCGCGAGCAGCCGCTGGCGCCGGGCATCGAGATGGAATCGGTACGCACGCGGGTGGCGCCGGAGCTTTCGCCCAAAGTCTTTCGCGCCGCGCTGGAGCGGCTGATCCGCGAGCGGGCGCTGGTGCGAGAAGACAGCGTCTTGCGCTTGCCGTCGCATCGCGTGGCCCTGGGCGGCACCGATCGGGCACTGGCGGAGCGGGCAGAGCGCTTGCTCGCCGGCGGCGGCTTGACCCCGCCCGATCTCAAACAGATGGAGGAAGCGCTCCGCGTTCCGCGGCCACGTCTGGCGACGTTGCTCCAGCAGCTCGAACGCGAGGGCCGGGTGCATCGAGTTGCCCCTGACCTCTATTACCCGACGGCCGCGCTCGAGCGGGCGCGGGCACTGGTCCGCGACTACGCCACCACTCACGGGCAGATCACCGCCGCCGCGTTTCGCGACCTGATCAACGCCAGCCGCAAATTCTCGATCGCCCTGCTCGACTACTTCGATCGCACCGGCTTCACCCTGCGCGTCGGCGACGCGCGCAAGCTGCGGCGCTGAGCGGCCGTTGCCGCCGAGCGCGAATATTGCATTGCGACATTCAACGTTCGACCGGGCGATGAGCCGCAGCCCTGCGACTGCTCAGCCGCTGCGCGGACATTGACAAAGCCCCACCTCGGCCATAAGCCGGAAGCGCTCGGATGACATGATCACACGATTCTCAGCACTGCTGGTGGCGATCGCATGCTGCTGTACGGCGTGCGCGTCAACGCCGGCCGTGCCCCATCTGCCACCCGGCAGCGCTGGGCAGTTGTTGCAGCGGGCCATCGACGCTGCCGGAGGCTGGGAGCGGTGGATGGCGGTGCGCGACGTCGCCTTCGTCGCCACCTTTACGTTCTATGACCCTGCCGGCAACGCGTCCTCCGACAGCGTCGGCCTGCACAAGTCGCCGCTGCACGAGTTGCCCAAGGTGCGCCTCGAGTCGCTCGGCCTGCCCGATCCCGTGACTCTCGGCTTCGACGGCCAACAAGCCTGGATGGCGCGCGGCAACACCGCCGTGCACGACCCCGCCCGGCTGGCCTTCTCACGCTTCAACATGGTGAGCAATCTGTTCTGGTTTTCGCTCCCATTC harbors:
- a CDS encoding GxxExxY protein, which translates into the protein MADLLHGDLTYRIIGAAIEVHRELGPGFLESIYQKAMERELRQRGIEIEAQKRFPVSYRGEALAEHVLDLVAGGKVVV
- a CDS encoding acyl-CoA dehydrogenase family protein; amino-acid sequence: MDFAFTPEQEAYRQTIRSFIKRNCSPELDRQLEREERYPHELLPKLAETGILGVYFPEQYGGIGGNAIDFCLTVEELAYGSEAASACYLLPVFFAGHMIKMNGSEEQKSAYLPRIVQGKMKGCFALTEPEAGSDAAAVRTFAEPDGDDFVLNGHKHYISGADVADYIMTVTRTVKDDRYNGITIFMVDRTLPGVTLRKMSKMGSKVVSLQEVYYDNVRVPKAMIMGGADGLNQGWWQMIRSLDMERLMVAISHVAIAQKAFDMALEHAKTRRQFGRTIGSFQAVQMQIADMAMGIEAGRQMTYHAAWLHARELPCSLQGAMAKVFCTDMCLKVCELGMQVLGGQSYLEDNDMNRWIRMALLGPVGMGSNNIQRSVIASMLGLQMKDLR
- the selB gene encoding selenocysteine-specific translation elongation factor, with protein sequence MSINAILGTAGHIDHGKTALIKALTGQDTDRLKEEKERGISIDLGFAHLDFDSGVRVGIVDVPGHERFIRNMLAGAHGIDLALLVVAADDGVMPQTEEHVDILHLLGTRAAIVAITKADLADAARIVEVRQEIEILLAGTALEGAAMFAVSSVTGEGLGALRAAIEQGLAKLERQERPGFFRLPIDRAFVLHGHGVVVTGTAIAGRVREGDSVRILPGGETARVRSVHVHNQPVAEGGAGQRVALNLAGIERTQVVRGHVACSPALDRASDRLDAWVELRPGTSRPLASHAPVHLFAGTADAIGKLVLLDARTGLARGQSAYAQLVLRDPVAVLRRDRFVLRDAASQRTIGGGVVVHAFAARHRRNDPAVLSALAAMHAAASDADVVEAAVALEPGVVMAPDLLLQAAHLTPERLQQVLRDNTALVVLPASDAPEAITNSEKWQQLRSATLAAVSACHREQPLAPGIEMESVRTRVAPELSPKVFRAALERLIRERALVREDSVLRLPSHRVALGGTDRALAERAERLLAGGGLTPPDLKQMEEALRVPRPRLATLLQQLEREGRVHRVAPDLYYPTAALERARALVRDYATTHGQITAAAFRDLINASRKFSIALLDYFDRTGFTLRVGDARKLRR
- a CDS encoding Zn-ribbon domain-containing OB-fold protein — encoded protein: MFTIEKPLPRPSEDSAPYWEAAQRGELRMQRCHDCGHVRFPPALLCARCLSEHTEWVKLSGRGTVYSWIVVHQSQYPAFNADTPYNVAIVEIEEGPRLHTNLVECSTEQIAVGMPVEVVFDKVNDEVTLPKFRPRKG